Proteins encoded in a region of the Cytobacillus pseudoceanisediminis genome:
- a CDS encoding bile acid:sodium symporter family protein: MLIQINKQLEKMMPLITPISVVLGVMLAGYIKDFAFIIPWVFAYMTFSGSLNSSFSSLKEILHHPKPLFLILFLLHILMPLFAWSTGKLAFGDDSLTITGLVLAMAIPTGISSFIWVSIYRGNIPLTLSIILVDTFLSPFIVPLTLSIFFQKSVQIDVVPMMAGLFGMIVLPSFLGMLFNQFAGKSAAALSSRLSPFSKLGMAIVVMLNGAVVAPYLKEVNFKLVLIGLAVFCVAFMGYLISFIIANLLKYDQGTTVAVTFNGGMRNISVGSVLAVTYFPAPVAVPVVIGMLFQQVLASLYGIIMKRHFSRKVLQEGHTV; the protein is encoded by the coding sequence GTGCTAATTCAAATCAATAAACAACTGGAGAAAATGATGCCATTGATTACTCCAATAAGCGTGGTTCTAGGTGTTATGCTCGCTGGTTATATTAAGGATTTTGCTTTTATCATCCCTTGGGTTTTTGCGTATATGACGTTTTCAGGAAGTCTGAACTCCAGTTTTAGCAGTTTAAAAGAAATCCTTCATCATCCAAAGCCGCTTTTCCTCATATTGTTTCTGCTTCATATTTTGATGCCTCTCTTTGCATGGAGCACAGGTAAACTTGCGTTTGGTGATGATTCATTAACCATTACCGGGCTGGTATTGGCTATGGCCATTCCGACCGGCATATCGAGCTTCATCTGGGTTTCCATTTATCGCGGCAATATTCCGCTGACATTGTCCATCATTCTGGTAGATACCTTTTTGTCACCATTTATTGTTCCGCTGACATTGTCGATATTTTTCCAGAAATCTGTACAGATCGATGTTGTGCCGATGATGGCTGGATTATTCGGCATGATTGTTCTGCCTTCTTTTCTTGGCATGCTCTTCAATCAATTTGCAGGAAAAAGCGCTGCAGCCTTGAGCAGCCGGCTCTCTCCTTTTTCTAAGCTAGGAATGGCCATTGTGGTCATGCTGAATGGAGCTGTCGTCGCCCCGTATCTGAAGGAGGTAAATTTTAAATTGGTCCTCATCGGGCTTGCTGTATTTTGTGTGGCGTTTATGGGCTATCTTATCTCTTTCATCATCGCTAATTTACTGAAATACGATCAGGGCACGACTGTGGCCGTTACGTTTAATGGCGGGATGAGGAATATCAGCGTTGGCTCCGTCCTGGCAGTTACTTATTTTCCTGCTCCTGTTGCTGTTCCTGTGGTCATCGGTATGCTCTTTCAGCAGGTATTGGCGTCCCTGTATGGGATTATAATGAAGCGTCATTTCAGCAGGAAGGTTCTTCAGGAAGGTCATACTGTGTAA
- a CDS encoding S1 domain-containing RNA-binding protein, with product MSIEIGSKVQGKVTGITNFGAFVELPGGTTGLVHISEVADSYVKDVNEHLKVGDEVTVKVLSEKEGKIALSIKKAVDRPEGQSSYSQRPPRQGRDDRRGGSRDFRSKGNFKPKESFEDKMAKFLKSSEENISSLKRNTEGKRGGRGGRRG from the coding sequence TTGTCAATCGAAATTGGAAGTAAGGTACAAGGAAAAGTAACAGGTATTACAAATTTCGGAGCTTTTGTCGAACTGCCAGGCGGTACGACAGGTCTTGTTCACATTAGTGAGGTAGCGGACAGCTATGTTAAAGATGTGAATGAGCATTTAAAAGTTGGCGATGAGGTAACTGTTAAAGTGCTTAGCGAGAAGGAAGGCAAAATTGCCCTTTCCATCAAAAAAGCAGTGGACAGACCTGAAGGCCAATCTTCTTATTCTCAGCGCCCGCCGCGCCAGGGAAGAGATGATCGCCGCGGCGGTTCCAGAGATTTCCGTTCTAAAGGAAACTTTAAGCCGAAGGAAAGCTTTGAAGACAAAATGGCAAAATTCTTAAAATCGAGTGAAGAAAATATTTCTTCATTAAAGCGCAATACTGAAGGAAAGCGGGGCGGCCGAGGCGGACGCCGCGGTTAA
- a CDS encoding ribonuclease J produces the protein MESNGKQLSIFSLGGINEIGKNMYVIQYDDDIVVIDAGGKFPDETLLGIDLIIPDITYLEENRDKIRGLIVTHGHEDHIGGVAYLLKKINIPVYATRFTLGLIELKLTEHRLLGDSELITIDSDSSLDFGKIGVSFFKVNHSIPDCLGIVFKTPEGNVVHTGDFKFDLTPVNQEHADIHRMAEIGRSGVLALLSESTNAERSGFSPTEHIVGENIEEAFMKAPRKIIISTFASNVSRVQQVVAAVIRTNRKLVLLGRSMVNVVDVAIERGYLTVPEGMIVNPREAMNLAPEKVCILCTGSQGEPMAALSRLSAGNYRDAEIHPEDTVILAASPIPGNERDVSKIIDNLFKLGARVIYGSGSSTGMHVSGHGYQEDLKLMLTLMKPKYFIPIHGEYRMLHHHKLLAESIGVETGHTFIIKNGDVVDIENGEARQTRRVPAGDTYVDGVGVGDIGSIVLRDRKQLSEDGMIVIVLTMSKNERKMISRPDTISRGFVYARESEDLLREINRIAEKTVNDLPEQDKSQWNVIKQSIKKSLGQYLFEKTKRKPMILPIIIEI, from the coding sequence ATGGAGTCAAACGGAAAGCAACTATCCATATTTTCTCTGGGCGGCATCAATGAAATTGGAAAAAACATGTATGTGATCCAATATGATGACGATATTGTCGTGATTGATGCCGGAGGGAAATTCCCTGATGAGACATTATTGGGGATCGATTTGATCATTCCGGACATCACATACCTTGAGGAAAACCGGGATAAAATCCGCGGGCTGATTGTCACTCATGGACATGAGGATCATATTGGCGGAGTTGCCTATCTTCTCAAAAAGATCAATATACCGGTTTATGCGACCCGATTTACGCTTGGGCTGATTGAATTAAAATTAACGGAGCATCGCCTGCTGGGTGATTCAGAGCTTATAACCATAGATTCTGACTCTAGCCTTGATTTCGGTAAAATAGGCGTTAGCTTTTTCAAGGTGAATCATAGCATCCCTGACTGTCTGGGCATTGTTTTCAAGACGCCAGAGGGCAATGTTGTCCATACCGGCGATTTTAAATTTGACTTAACCCCTGTAAATCAGGAGCATGCTGATATCCATAGGATGGCTGAAATCGGCCGCAGTGGAGTGCTGGCCCTGCTATCAGAAAGCACAAACGCTGAGCGGTCTGGCTTTTCGCCAACTGAACATATTGTCGGGGAAAACATTGAGGAAGCATTTATGAAAGCACCACGCAAGATTATCATCTCAACTTTCGCTTCCAATGTGAGCCGTGTTCAGCAGGTTGTGGCCGCTGTGATTAGAACAAACCGAAAGCTGGTCCTGCTTGGAAGGAGTATGGTAAATGTCGTGGATGTAGCTATTGAACGCGGTTACCTGACAGTTCCTGAGGGTATGATTGTGAATCCAAGAGAAGCGATGAATCTGGCTCCTGAAAAGGTGTGCATATTATGTACCGGCAGCCAGGGTGAACCGATGGCTGCCCTTTCACGGCTCTCTGCCGGAAATTACCGTGATGCAGAGATTCATCCTGAGGATACCGTGATTCTTGCAGCATCCCCAATCCCGGGGAACGAACGCGATGTCTCTAAGATTATCGACAACCTGTTCAAGCTGGGAGCCCGGGTGATATACGGTTCAGGAAGCTCAACAGGGATGCATGTGTCCGGCCACGGCTATCAGGAGGATTTAAAGCTTATGCTCACATTGATGAAGCCGAAATATTTTATCCCGATTCACGGTGAATATAGAATGCTTCACCATCATAAATTGCTTGCTGAATCCATCGGTGTTGAAACTGGGCATACATTTATCATTAAAAATGGGGATGTCGTTGATATTGAGAACGGAGAAGCACGCCAGACCAGGCGGGTACCTGCCGGAGATACTTATGTTGATGGAGTGGGGGTTGGTGACATTGGCAGCATCGTGCTCCGGGACAGAAAGCAGCTGTCCGAGGATGGGATGATTGTGATCGTACTGACCATGAGCAAGAATGAGCGCAAAATGATATCAAGACCTGATACGATATCCCGAGGTTTCGTCTACGCACGGGAATCCGAAGATTTGCTGAGAGAAATAAATCGGATTGCGGAGAAAACCGTCAATGATCTTCCAGAACAGGATAAAAGCCAGTGGAATGTCATCAAGCAGAGCATTAAGAAATCACTTGGGCAGTATTTATTTGAAAAAACAAAGCGCAAACCAATGATCCTGCCGATTATAATTGAAATATAA
- the proB gene encoding glutamate 5-kinase yields the protein MKRKRIVVKIGSSSLTNTNGGLCIEKLEEHVAALSRLKQLGHDVILISSGAVAAGFADLGYPSRPVTIAGKQAAAAVGQGLLMQGYTEECKKHGIVAAQLLLTRQNFLHKEQYQNAHATLAELLKRNILPIINENDSVSVEELAFGDNDMLSALVSGLVQAQHLIILTDINGIYDSNPRTNPNAKKYHFITEITKEMVKAASGSGSKVGTGGMVTKLEAARTALALGVQVFIGVGCGREKLVDILNGKGNGTYVGNSSKASVRTSKQWLALHSVPNGKIEVDQGAAHAMLSQGKSLLPAGVTNITGHFLVNDVVEVVGPKGVIIGKGQVNFSSEELSEIKGLPSSEAMVIANSDRSVVIHRDHWVSQKRRETR from the coding sequence GTGAAAAGGAAACGAATTGTCGTCAAAATAGGAAGCAGTTCACTGACAAATACAAATGGAGGACTTTGCATCGAAAAACTTGAGGAGCATGTAGCTGCACTTTCCCGTTTAAAACAGCTTGGCCATGATGTCATCCTGATTTCATCTGGGGCAGTAGCAGCAGGTTTTGCTGATTTGGGCTATCCTTCCCGGCCTGTGACCATCGCCGGAAAACAGGCGGCTGCTGCAGTCGGGCAAGGGCTGCTGATGCAGGGATATACCGAAGAGTGTAAGAAGCATGGGATTGTAGCTGCACAGCTGCTGCTCACACGGCAGAACTTCCTGCACAAAGAGCAATATCAAAATGCACATGCAACTTTAGCGGAGCTTTTAAAGCGAAATATTCTCCCGATCATTAATGAAAACGATTCGGTGTCGGTGGAGGAGCTGGCATTTGGCGATAATGATATGCTTTCTGCTCTCGTAAGCGGACTTGTTCAAGCACAGCATTTAATCATTCTGACAGATATCAACGGCATTTATGATTCAAATCCGAGGACAAACCCCAATGCGAAAAAATATCATTTTATCACAGAAATCACAAAAGAAATGGTGAAAGCTGCTTCTGGTTCGGGCTCCAAGGTAGGGACCGGCGGTATGGTGACAAAGCTGGAGGCGGCACGGACAGCGCTGGCGCTGGGAGTGCAGGTGTTTATTGGAGTTGGCTGCGGACGGGAAAAATTAGTCGATATCCTCAATGGAAAAGGGAACGGCACCTATGTTGGCAACAGTTCAAAGGCGAGCGTTAGGACATCCAAACAGTGGCTGGCTCTGCATTCAGTACCTAATGGGAAAATTGAAGTGGACCAGGGTGCGGCACACGCGATGTTATCGCAAGGAAAAAGCCTTCTGCCTGCTGGGGTTACGAACATAACCGGGCACTTTCTGGTAAATGATGTGGTTGAAGTTGTAGGGCCAAAAGGAGTCATTATCGGCAAAGGCCAGGTTAATTTTTCATCTGAAGAATTGAGCGAAATCAAAGGCCTGCCAAGCTCTGAAGCCATGGTGATCGCCAACAGTGATCGCAGTGTGGTCATTCATCGTGATCATTGGGTAAGCCAAAAAAGAAGGGAGACGAGATAA
- a CDS encoding sigma-54-dependent Fis family transcriptional regulator, whose protein sequence is MKIKTLFIAPYPAMLPLIKECRKEEKDLDIKIATGNLGQALPHVKNAESEGIDMIISRGGTAKLVQQETNIPVIDIQVSGYDMLRVLTLANDFPGKKAIVGFSNITLGAKTITDILDIGIEVFTIQKEEEVEALVHELRSKGFELIMGDVVTVEAAAKAGLEGILIQSGREAIFDAFQKAKSLYDSFRRKQQENDLLRAIIKENTDNIILFNRNAECVFEQWNTFSSPPILLSDLQSLVHRKGNAESVVMIEGIKGDMLKVQVSSLEIAGETYTQFIIKELNDIKSSSENLNVESVSQLPMIIHESEAMKDCLAAISAGKNRNLWLLIGAAGTGKGLLARYIHYLKHQGAGLFLSIHAKEARRGLNPFDDDIRSIYIYDAEDISAEEKSRLLNQCQKWAESGKEVILSLSSEIQELYSLLFKEETVRIYIPSLLERKDDIRALTAYFIAHFHQQYGTSAVKIREDAMELLERYNWPGNTAELKAFLFDVLAAEKGYIISKETVSRQLNRKQRPVQIEDSLLTGTLDQIEKRIIEAVMKEENQNQTKVSKRLGINRSTLWRKLKE, encoded by the coding sequence ATGAAAATAAAGACATTATTTATTGCCCCTTATCCTGCTATGCTTCCATTAATTAAGGAATGCAGGAAAGAGGAAAAAGATTTGGACATTAAAATAGCAACTGGAAACCTGGGGCAGGCACTCCCGCATGTGAAAAATGCCGAATCTGAAGGCATTGATATGATCATCAGCAGGGGTGGAACAGCAAAGCTGGTCCAACAGGAAACAAATATCCCTGTTATTGATATTCAGGTATCCGGGTACGATATGCTTCGGGTGTTAACCCTTGCCAATGATTTTCCAGGGAAGAAAGCGATTGTCGGCTTTTCCAACATAACGCTTGGCGCCAAAACGATTACTGACATATTGGATATTGGTATAGAGGTTTTTACGATTCAAAAGGAAGAGGAAGTAGAAGCCCTTGTTCATGAATTAAGGTCCAAGGGTTTTGAATTGATCATGGGGGATGTTGTAACTGTTGAGGCTGCTGCTAAAGCAGGGCTCGAGGGAATCCTGATACAATCCGGACGTGAAGCCATCTTTGATGCGTTTCAAAAAGCGAAATCCCTGTATGATTCGTTTCGCAGAAAACAGCAGGAAAACGACCTGCTCAGGGCAATTATTAAGGAGAATACTGACAATATAATCCTTTTTAACCGTAATGCTGAATGTGTATTTGAACAATGGAATACTTTTTCTTCCCCTCCCATACTCTTGAGTGATTTACAGAGTCTTGTACACCGGAAGGGAAATGCAGAATCCGTTGTAATGATTGAAGGTATAAAGGGAGATATGCTTAAAGTTCAGGTTTCAAGCCTTGAAATTGCCGGTGAAACTTATACTCAATTTATTATTAAAGAGCTTAATGATATAAAGAGTTCTTCAGAAAATCTTAACGTGGAATCAGTATCTCAGCTGCCGATGATCATCCATGAAAGTGAAGCAATGAAAGATTGTCTGGCTGCCATATCTGCAGGAAAAAACCGAAATCTATGGCTTTTAATTGGTGCTGCAGGCACTGGAAAAGGATTATTAGCACGCTATATCCATTACTTAAAGCACCAGGGGGCCGGTTTGTTTCTTTCTATACATGCAAAGGAAGCAAGAAGAGGCTTAAATCCCTTTGATGACGACATCCGATCCATATATATTTATGACGCTGAGGACATTTCTGCAGAAGAGAAATCCCGGTTGCTCAACCAGTGTCAGAAATGGGCAGAATCGGGGAAAGAAGTGATCCTCTCTCTATCCAGTGAAATTCAAGAGTTGTACTCACTTCTTTTTAAAGAAGAAACAGTTCGCATCTATATCCCCTCTCTGTTAGAACGCAAGGATGATATAAGAGCTTTAACAGCATACTTTATTGCACATTTTCATCAGCAATATGGAACATCCGCAGTAAAAATAAGGGAGGATGCGATGGAGCTGCTGGAGCGTTATAACTGGCCTGGCAATACCGCTGAGCTGAAAGCATTCCTTTTTGATGTCTTGGCAGCTGAGAAAGGCTATATCATCAGTAAAGAAACGGTTTCAAGACAGCTGAATCGGAAGCAGCGTCCTGTCCAAATTGAAGATAGTCTGTTAACCGGAACACTCGATCAAATTGAAAAACGAATTATCGAAGCAGTTATGAAGGAAGAAAACCAAAACCAAACAAAGGTGTCAAAACGGTTAGGCATTAATCGGTCGACATTGTGGAGGAAGCTGAAGGAGTAA
- a CDS encoding 2-keto-3-deoxygluconate permease produces MKIKATLERIPGGMMVVPLLIAAVLNTFAPDLLRIGNFTEALFVDGASALIALFLLCTGAQINVKSFGVSIGKGATLLATKWVVGAAFGLIAYMFAGENGLWLGLAPIAIIAAMTNSNGGLFVALVGQYGSKEDRAAYSLLALNDGPFLTMVALSIFGAMGFVDGMFSLQSFIAVLLPILVGMVLGNLDEEMRAFLDNGSSMLIPFFAFALGMGIDFSAIVDGGLSGIILGLLTVFVTGTAGYLVFKAFKWNPIVGAAEGSTAGNAVATPAAIAAASAGFAQYAELATVQVAASTVTTAILLPLYIAFLVKRLERKGYEFKEGNLTKVNG; encoded by the coding sequence ATGAAGATCAAAGCAACTCTTGAGCGTATTCCAGGCGGGATGATGGTAGTTCCGTTGCTAATTGCAGCAGTGCTTAACACTTTTGCACCTGATTTGCTCCGTATCGGGAATTTTACTGAAGCATTGTTTGTTGACGGTGCATCAGCTTTAATCGCTTTATTCCTATTATGTACAGGTGCTCAAATTAATGTAAAATCATTTGGTGTTTCAATTGGGAAAGGGGCTACCCTTTTAGCAACGAAGTGGGTAGTTGGTGCGGCATTCGGGTTAATCGCTTACATGTTTGCAGGTGAAAATGGCCTTTGGCTGGGTTTGGCTCCAATTGCGATTATTGCAGCTATGACAAACAGTAATGGCGGCCTATTCGTCGCACTTGTTGGCCAGTATGGAAGCAAGGAAGACCGTGCAGCTTATTCATTGCTGGCTCTAAATGACGGTCCGTTTTTAACGATGGTTGCCTTATCTATCTTTGGAGCAATGGGCTTTGTTGATGGAATGTTCTCATTGCAGTCATTCATTGCCGTACTGCTTCCAATCCTCGTAGGTATGGTATTAGGGAATTTAGACGAAGAAATGCGTGCATTCCTTGATAATGGCAGCTCCATGCTCATTCCATTTTTCGCTTTCGCCCTTGGAATGGGAATTGACTTCAGTGCTATTGTAGACGGTGGTCTATCAGGTATTATCCTTGGCCTGTTAACAGTATTCGTAACGGGTACAGCTGGATATTTAGTGTTTAAAGCGTTTAAGTGGAATCCAATTGTAGGAGCTGCTGAAGGCTCAACTGCCGGTAATGCTGTAGCAACACCTGCTGCCATTGCAGCAGCAAGTGCAGGGTTTGCACAGTATGCTGAATTGGCTACAGTTCAGGTTGCGGCATCTACAGTGACAACCGCAATCCTGCTTCCGCTGTATATAGCGTTTTTGGTTAAGCGTCTAGAGAGAAAAGGATATGAGTTTAAAGAAGGAAACCTGACGAAAGTTAACGGCTAA
- a CDS encoding nucleotide-binding domain containing protein, with product MRELDQSYFAEINPVQLVNQTVDLEEVIEEIGQNQDNSHFVVYVDSSDQNRDAARIAGEAIGLSGKQIGERIAMGLGQIANRLVNKFPELDGLILTGGDIAKAACSELGIQEMELHTEIEPGLPFGRLRSKERSYWAVTKAGGFGNEQSLANAIHYMTRKVECNESN from the coding sequence ATTAGAGAACTTGATCAATCTTATTTTGCAGAAATCAATCCTGTCCAATTGGTTAATCAGACAGTGGATCTTGAAGAAGTCATTGAAGAAATTGGACAAAACCAGGATAATAGCCATTTTGTTGTTTATGTGGATTCTTCAGATCAGAACCGGGATGCAGCCCGTATAGCGGGAGAAGCAATAGGATTATCAGGAAAGCAGATTGGTGAAAGGATTGCCATGGGACTAGGGCAAATTGCAAACAGACTTGTAAATAAGTTCCCGGAACTCGACGGCTTGATTTTAACAGGCGGAGACATTGCAAAAGCTGCTTGTTCAGAATTGGGTATTCAGGAAATGGAGCTCCATACAGAAATAGAACCGGGTCTCCCTTTTGGCCGATTGCGCAGCAAAGAAAGAAGCTATTGGGCTGTTACAAAAGCAGGGGGATTCGGAAATGAGCAATCTCTGGCTAACGCAATACATTATATGACAAGAAAGGTTGAGTGCAATGAGTCAAACTAA